One part of the Flavobacterium johnsoniae UW101 genome encodes these proteins:
- a CDS encoding lysine N(6)-hydroxylase/L-ornithine N(5)-oxygenase family protein, translating to MEDRKVYSLIGIGIGPFNLGLAALLEPVDDVSSLFFDQREQFNWHPGLLFDHVTLQTPFLCDCVSMADPTSKFSFLNFLKKTDRLYKFFIRENFFVLRKEYNLYCQWVIKQLQNCRFSSSVREIYYKDGLYELHVFHKDQDQTKIYYTEKLVLGTGTVPILPDFVDLNEMEKVCHTSSYLFRKEEILEQDTVTVIGSGQSAAEVFFDLLQNRPKNLKLNWYSRPDRFFAMEYSKLILEHTSPDYIDYFHQMSASDRKVMLDRQKSQFKGVNFDLLNEIYDYMYALSVDNDDIGVKIRPNIQLDDITAGIHNNYELHLEQVEQHKKFTDQADYVILGTGYHYQEPQFLKDIQHRISRTSTGSYDVKRNYSIDTNGSEIFVQNAEIHTHSYISSDLGMGAYRNSYIINEVAKREVYKLEKRIAFQDFDLSGIAAEKTVEISI from the coding sequence ATGGAAGATCGTAAAGTATATTCATTAATAGGCATTGGCATTGGACCTTTTAATTTGGGCTTAGCCGCTTTATTAGAACCGGTTGATGACGTTTCATCACTTTTTTTTGACCAAAGAGAACAGTTTAACTGGCATCCGGGTCTGCTATTTGACCATGTAACACTTCAAACTCCATTTTTATGTGACTGTGTTTCTATGGCAGATCCTACAAGTAAATTCAGTTTTTTAAATTTCCTTAAAAAGACAGACCGTTTGTATAAATTTTTTATCCGTGAAAACTTTTTCGTCCTACGCAAAGAGTACAATTTATACTGCCAATGGGTAATTAAACAGTTGCAAAACTGCCGTTTTTCATCGAGCGTAAGAGAAATTTATTATAAAGACGGCCTTTATGAGCTGCATGTTTTTCATAAAGATCAGGATCAGACCAAAATATACTATACAGAAAAATTAGTATTAGGAACTGGAACTGTGCCTATACTTCCTGATTTTGTCGATTTAAATGAAATGGAAAAAGTCTGTCATACGTCAAGCTATCTTTTTAGAAAAGAAGAAATATTAGAGCAGGATACCGTTACTGTTATTGGTTCCGGACAAAGTGCTGCCGAAGTTTTCTTTGATCTGCTTCAAAACAGACCTAAAAACTTAAAACTAAATTGGTATTCCCGTCCTGATCGCTTTTTTGCTATGGAATATTCCAAGCTTATTTTAGAACATACATCGCCGGATTATATCGACTATTTTCATCAAATGTCGGCTTCAGATCGCAAAGTCATGCTGGATCGTCAGAAATCACAATTTAAAGGAGTCAACTTTGATTTGCTGAATGAGATTTATGATTATATGTATGCGCTTAGTGTAGACAACGATGATATTGGTGTAAAGATCAGACCTAATATTCAATTGGATGATATAACGGCTGGAATTCACAATAACTACGAACTGCATCTGGAACAGGTTGAACAGCACAAAAAGTTTACAGACCAAGCTGACTATGTAATTTTAGGTACAGGATATCATTATCAGGAACCTCAATTTCTTAAAGATATTCAGCATAGAATCAGCAGAACTTCTACAGGCAGTTACGATGTAAAAAGAAACTACTCCATAGATACTAACGGCAGTGAAATTTTTGTACAAAACGCAGAAATCCATACGCACAGCTACATTTCATCAGATTTAGGAATGGGCGCTTACCGCAATTCCTATATCATTAATGAAGTGGCAAAACGTGAAGTATATAAATTAGAAAAGAGAATTGCTTTTCAGGATTTTGATCTTTCGGGCATTGCTGCAGAAAAGACAGTTGAAATTAGTATTTAA
- a CDS encoding IucA/IucC family protein yields the protein MNIETIPHLEVFTAQVWEKVNLNLLAKSLAELMHEDVAKPEITGSKDDLTHFKLTTDLADVYYTFSAYPRLLEYWHIEKESIQRWENGTASPAKDVLCFFMELQKTFGIDSFTLAKYTEELLNTLYADAHLYTREKLSSTELTQADYQTIEHQMEGHPWVIANKGRVGFNNSEYHSYAPEANKNTDLYWLAAHKKRASFNALETINFNDFYSDELGVEVYNKFQEKLRNMGIVVEDYVFIPVHPWQLNNKILLQFHQDFANQYLVILGKNDDVYSPQQSIRTFFNLSHPSKHYVKTAISILSTGNIRGLSPKQMDIAPRVTKWVKEMLDKDPYFEEKEVVLLGEVATVSYRHPQYNSITDSPYHYREMLGALWRESAEKYRKPEENLMTMASLLYIDDNDVPFLQELINVSGFSTQSWLEQYLEAYLKPLLHIYYQHSLCVTPHGENIILVMKNGIPQRIIIKDFVDDIVLTEEAKAKLPDELKDGLIQSSNKENTPLFILIGVFDAFFRYLSDILHTHMDYDEHLFWKTVIGSIEEYKQDNPHLTDRFEKYNLFEPEFKRFYINSLKLLNNGYAEQTGFAVPKKGSKLPNPLYVIRQYEMNEFTEIGETIQHQS from the coding sequence ATGAATATAGAAACAATACCACACTTAGAAGTTTTTACCGCTCAGGTTTGGGAAAAGGTAAATCTTAATCTGCTGGCTAAGAGTTTAGCCGAATTAATGCACGAAGATGTTGCCAAACCTGAAATTACGGGCAGTAAAGATGATCTTACACATTTTAAATTGACAACCGATCTTGCAGATGTTTATTATACTTTTTCTGCTTATCCAAGACTTTTAGAATATTGGCATATTGAAAAAGAAAGTATCCAAAGATGGGAAAACGGAACAGCCTCGCCTGCCAAAGATGTACTTTGTTTTTTTATGGAATTGCAAAAAACCTTTGGCATTGATTCCTTTACATTGGCAAAATATACAGAAGAACTTCTCAATACATTATATGCTGATGCACATTTGTACACCAGAGAAAAATTGAGTTCTACTGAACTTACACAAGCCGATTATCAGACAATTGAACATCAAATGGAAGGCCATCCGTGGGTAATTGCCAATAAAGGGCGTGTTGGTTTTAACAACAGCGAATATCACAGTTATGCACCCGAAGCCAATAAAAATACGGATTTGTACTGGCTTGCTGCTCATAAAAAAAGAGCTTCATTTAATGCTTTGGAAACTATCAATTTTAATGATTTTTATTCCGATGAATTAGGCGTTGAAGTTTATAACAAATTTCAGGAAAAGCTCCGCAATATGGGAATTGTGGTTGAAGATTACGTTTTTATTCCCGTGCATCCCTGGCAGTTAAACAATAAAATTTTACTGCAGTTTCATCAGGATTTCGCGAACCAATATTTAGTGATTTTGGGTAAAAACGACGATGTATATTCACCTCAGCAAAGTATTCGAACCTTCTTTAATTTAAGTCATCCTTCTAAACATTATGTAAAAACGGCAATCTCTATTTTGAGTACAGGAAACATCCGCGGACTCTCTCCAAAACAAATGGATATTGCGCCAAGAGTTACAAAATGGGTTAAAGAAATGCTCGATAAAGATCCTTATTTTGAGGAAAAAGAAGTGGTGCTTTTAGGCGAAGTTGCTACGGTTTCGTATCGTCATCCGCAGTATAATTCCATAACCGACAGTCCGTATCATTATCGCGAAATGCTGGGCGCATTATGGAGAGAAAGTGCCGAGAAATATCGCAAACCTGAAGAAAACCTAATGACAATGGCATCTTTATTATATATCGATGACAATGACGTGCCTTTTCTGCAGGAACTTATAAACGTTTCGGGATTTAGCACGCAAAGCTGGCTGGAACAATATCTGGAAGCCTACTTAAAACCTTTGCTTCATATTTATTATCAGCATTCTTTATGTGTAACGCCGCATGGCGAGAATATTATTCTGGTCATGAAAAATGGAATTCCGCAGCGTATTATTATAAAAGATTTTGTTGATGATATTGTTTTGACAGAAGAAGCCAAAGCAAAATTACCAGATGAACTTAAGGATGGTCTTATTCAATCTTCTAATAAAGAGAATACACCTTTGTTTATTTTGATAGGTGTTTTTGATGCCTTTTTTAGATACCTGTCTGATATTCTGCATACGCACATGGATTATGATGAACATCTTTTTTGGAAAACCGTTATAGGTTCAATTGAAGAATACAAACAGGATAATCCGCATTTGACAGACCGCTTTGAAAAGTACAATCTTTTTGAGCCTGAATTTAAGCGATTTTACATTAACAGCTTGAAACTTCTTAATAACGGATATGCTGAACAAACTGGTTTTGCAGTGCCAAAAAAAGGAAGCAAACTGCCTAATCCGCTTTATGTAATCAGGCAGTATGAAATGAACGAGTTTACAGAGATTGGCGAAACAATACAGCACCAATCATGA